One window of the Syntrophorhabdaceae bacterium genome contains the following:
- a CDS encoding branched-chain amino acid ABC transporter permease: protein MEMTRNERIDRGLKVRTEGIYAISSFEEIGYLVGPRLLLIVGVLALPLVLELAPYWKRVVNIMCVYAILALAFDFLANYVGLVCLGGALFIGVGGYLTAIFNVYLSLPIFLSIPLATVCGAGVCTLLILPCLPLRGVYFAIVTLLYPILLSRIIEAFDILGGTNGISGVDSFPGDYTEQYMIIIVMLLALFGMRRLVNEDLGLVLRGVKDNDQSVRASGINVTSMKSLAVFIAAFMGCFSGAYIAHLYMWAGLSLFALDFSIIPIAAVVMGGGGTLVGAVIGCFILVPLSEFLRFFGTFRIVIYCAALTGFIVFKSEGLMVYLQRKYHQFERLVKV, encoded by the coding sequence ATGGAAATGACACGAAACGAAAGGATCGACCGGGGACTCAAGGTGAGAACCGAGGGTATATACGCCATTTCGTCATTCGAAGAGATCGGATACCTTGTGGGACCGAGGCTGCTGCTTATTGTAGGGGTGCTGGCTTTGCCCCTGGTCCTCGAGCTCGCACCCTACTGGAAACGGGTGGTCAATATCATGTGCGTCTACGCCATACTTGCCCTGGCCTTTGATTTTCTGGCGAATTATGTGGGTCTCGTCTGCCTGGGCGGCGCCCTGTTTATCGGCGTGGGGGGCTATCTCACCGCTATATTCAACGTCTATCTCTCCTTGCCCATCTTTCTCTCCATTCCGCTGGCCACCGTGTGCGGCGCCGGCGTCTGTACCTTACTCATCTTGCCGTGCCTTCCTTTGAGGGGCGTCTATTTTGCCATCGTCACCCTTCTTTATCCCATCCTCCTGTCGAGAATCATCGAGGCTTTCGACATCCTCGGGGGGACGAACGGCATATCGGGGGTCGACAGCTTTCCGGGAGACTACACGGAGCAGTATATGATCATCATCGTCATGCTCCTCGCCCTCTTCGGCATGAGGCGGCTCGTAAACGAGGACCTCGGCCTCGTGCTCCGGGGCGTCAAGGACAACGACCAGTCGGTGAGGGCCTCGGGCATCAACGTGACTTCCATGAAATCACTCGCCGTATTCATCGCCGCTTTTATGGGGTGCTTCAGCGGGGCCTACATCGCCCATCTCTACATGTGGGCGGGCCTCTCGCTCTTCGCCCTCGACTTCTCCATTATCCCTATCGCCGCGGTGGTGATGGGCGGGGGAGGAACCCTGGTGGGGGCCGTGATAGGCTGTTTCATCCTCGTCCCCCTCTCTGAATTCCTGAGGTTCTTCGGCACCTTCAGGATCGTGATCTATTGCGCGGCGCTCACGGGCTTTATCGTATTCAAGAGCGAGGGGCTCATGGTCTATCTCCAGAGGAAGTACCACCAGTTCGAAAGGTTGGTGAAGGTATGA
- a CDS encoding ABC transporter ATP-binding protein yields MSQTVILSTHGISKSFGGLKALMDVSFDVYQGEIYGIIGPNGSGKTTLINCITGFIKPDAGRVALRDEDITRWPAHKIARIGVARTFQIMRPYYSLPAYKNLIIPLWSPRAKKLGGWRGGGRHGDRDTVAVDILEEIGFERDSRVPYKLASTLPTGYQKRLELARCMALRPDVIFCDEVFSGLSMSEIAGMLPLIEKLKMDGITLIMVEHRLRELFRVADRVMALNFGEKIAEGDYTEVIQDKRVREAYLGSEEV; encoded by the coding sequence ATGAGCCAAACCGTCATTCTCTCCACCCACGGTATCTCCAAGTCCTTCGGGGGCTTAAAGGCCCTCATGGACGTCAGCTTCGACGTGTACCAGGGCGAGATTTACGGCATCATAGGGCCGAACGGCTCGGGCAAGACGACGCTGATCAACTGCATTACGGGGTTCATCAAACCGGACGCGGGACGGGTCGCGCTCAGGGACGAGGATATCACCCGATGGCCCGCCCATAAGATAGCCCGCATCGGCGTGGCGAGGACCTTTCAGATTATGAGGCCCTATTATTCGCTGCCCGCCTACAAGAACCTCATCATCCCCCTGTGGTCTCCCCGGGCGAAGAAACTCGGAGGATGGCGCGGGGGAGGCAGGCACGGCGACAGGGACACGGTGGCAGTCGACATACTGGAAGAGATCGGCTTCGAGCGAGATTCGAGGGTCCCCTATAAGCTGGCCTCCACGCTGCCCACGGGATATCAGAAGAGGCTCGAGCTGGCGAGGTGCATGGCGCTCAGACCCGATGTGATTTTCTGCGATGAGGTGTTCTCGGGCTTGAGCATGAGCGAGATCGCCGGAATGCTGCCGCTCATAGAGAAGCTCAAGATGGACGGCATCACCCTTATCATGGTGGAGCACAGACTGAGAGAGCTTTTCAGGGTGGCCGACCGGGTAATGGCCCTCAATTTCGGGGAAAAGATCGCGGAGGGAGATTACACGGAGGTCATCCAGGATAAACGGGTTAGGGAAGCCTATCTCGGAAGCGAGGAGGTGTAG
- a CDS encoding PAS domain S-box protein, with product MTEKEEIERLERELAVARRHIADLENRDTGQDLREDNERLRIIFDSINDGVFIHECDTGALVDVNLRACEMYGYPHDEVLLLKAGDSSAGEPPYTDEEAHKRVRLAAAGEPQLFEWLSKHKSGRLFWVEVSLRRTTIGGRDFVLGTVRDIAGRKEAEDTLRFAQFIMDKASEAVHVISPDGRLTYVNDAQCEMLGYSRDELLGLTISDLDRAYTPEVHRKFWERLRRKGALSFETFHKRKNGTEYPIEVRANYLVREGKELSVAFSHDITERRLSEEALKESEERFHSLFRYMAEGVALHEMVYGETGRAVDYRIIDVNPAYERHTGITRRTAVGSLASDLYGGGRPPYLSIYSTVAATGKSYSFEARHESMKRDFHVSAFSPKKGRFATIFNDITSQKRLESQLRQAQKMEAVGTLAGGIAHDFNNILTVISGYGSLLKMAVENTSPLRSYIDPILASTEKAANLTKSLLAFSRQQPVSLTSLNLNREIKATEKLLKRLLPEDVELKTILAAEDVVIMADPTQLEQILFNLGTNARDAMQRGGALTIETGLVELDEDFIKAYGYGAPGMYARLSVSDTGLGMDAATQEKIFDPFFTTKELGKGTGLGLSTVYGVMKQHNGFITVYSEPGAGTTFRLYFPALQSMTFEKKPAPPELRRGNETILVAEDNGDVRRLIRSILTKYGYTVLEAVDGQDAVDRIRTTKRIDLVILDSVMPKKNGREVWDEARTVNPGIRVIFTSGYTRDVVLDKGIETKEVDFISKPIAPDEMLAKVREILDR from the coding sequence ATGACTGAAAAAGAAGAAATAGAGAGGCTTGAAAGAGAGCTGGCCGTAGCCCGCAGGCACATTGCCGATCTCGAGAATCGCGATACCGGGCAGGATTTGAGGGAGGATAACGAGCGCCTGCGAATCATATTCGATTCGATCAATGATGGGGTATTCATTCACGAATGCGATACCGGGGCCCTTGTGGACGTTAACCTCCGCGCCTGTGAAATGTACGGCTACCCCCACGATGAGGTGCTTTTGCTCAAGGCGGGAGACTCGAGCGCAGGAGAGCCGCCTTATACGGATGAAGAGGCCCATAAGAGGGTCCGCCTGGCCGCAGCAGGGGAGCCCCAACTCTTCGAATGGCTTTCGAAGCATAAATCAGGGCGCCTCTTTTGGGTGGAAGTGAGCCTCAGACGGACAACCATCGGGGGCAGGGATTTCGTCCTGGGCACGGTTCGCGATATCGCGGGACGCAAGGAGGCGGAAGATACCCTTCGCTTTGCACAATTTATCATGGACAAGGCTTCCGAGGCGGTCCACGTGATCTCCCCCGACGGCAGGCTCACCTACGTAAATGACGCCCAATGCGAGATGCTCGGATATTCGCGGGATGAGCTGCTCGGGCTCACCATCTCCGATCTCGACCGCGCATATACTCCCGAGGTACATCGCAAATTCTGGGAAAGACTGAGGCGGAAAGGAGCCCTCTCCTTCGAGACTTTTCATAAAAGGAAAAACGGGACCGAATATCCCATCGAGGTAAGGGCGAATTACCTCGTCCGTGAGGGGAAGGAGCTGAGCGTTGCCTTCAGTCACGACATTACCGAGCGAAGACTATCGGAAGAAGCGCTGAAGGAGAGCGAGGAGCGTTTCCACTCCCTCTTCCGTTATATGGCCGAAGGAGTCGCGCTCCATGAAATGGTCTATGGGGAGACGGGAAGGGCCGTCGATTACCGCATCATCGACGTGAACCCCGCATATGAAAGGCATACGGGCATTACACGCAGGACCGCAGTGGGCAGTCTCGCAAGCGATCTCTATGGGGGCGGTAGACCTCCTTACCTTTCGATCTATTCAACGGTAGCAGCCACGGGAAAGTCTTACAGCTTCGAGGCGCGCCACGAGAGCATGAAGAGGGATTTCCATGTCTCCGCCTTCTCCCCCAAAAAAGGTCGGTTCGCCACGATTTTCAATGACATCACAAGCCAGAAACGACTGGAATCCCAGCTTCGCCAAGCTCAGAAGATGGAGGCCGTAGGTACCCTTGCCGGAGGGATCGCCCACGACTTTAACAATATTTTGACCGTAATCTCAGGATACGGCTCTCTGCTCAAAATGGCGGTTGAAAATACGAGCCCTTTGAGATCCTACATAGATCCTATCCTTGCATCCACGGAAAAGGCCGCCAACCTTACCAAAAGTCTTCTCGCCTTCAGCAGGCAACAGCCCGTAAGCCTCACCTCTCTCAACTTGAACCGGGAGATCAAGGCAACCGAAAAGCTCCTGAAGAGGCTTCTTCCCGAGGACGTCGAGCTCAAAACCATTCTTGCCGCAGAAGATGTAGTGATCATGGCTGATCCTACCCAGTTGGAGCAGATCCTCTTCAACCTCGGCACGAATGCGCGGGATGCCATGCAGCGGGGTGGCGCCCTCACGATCGAGACGGGGCTCGTGGAGCTGGATGAAGATTTCATCAAGGCCTACGGCTACGGCGCCCCCGGTATGTATGCCCGCCTTTCCGTCTCCGATACGGGCCTCGGAATGGACGCCGCAACGCAGGAAAAAATCTTCGACCCTTTTTTCACCACGAAAGAGCTTGGCAAGGGCACGGGGCTCGGTCTTTCCACAGTTTACGGGGTAATGAAACAGCATAACGGATTCATCACCGTCTACAGCGAGCCGGGCGCGGGGACGACCTTCCGTCTCTATTTTCCTGCGTTGCAGTCGATGACTTTTGAAAAGAAGCCTGCGCCGCCCGAATTACGGCGGGGAAATGAGACCATTCTGGTCGCTGAAGATAACGGGGATGTACGGCGGCTTATCCGTAGCATACTCACAAAATATGGATATACGGTCTTGGAGGCAGTAGACGGTCAGGACGCGGTAGACCGGATCAGGACCACAAAGCGCATAGACCTCGTGATCCTCGATTCGGTCATGCCCAAGAAGAACGGACGGGAAGTATGGGATGAGGCGCGGACCGTGAATCCCGGCATCAGGGTAATTTTTACGAGTGGCTATACGCGGGACGTGGTGCTCGATAAGGGGATCGAGACGAAAGAGGTTGATTTCATTTCCAAGCCTATCGCCCCCGACGAGATGCTTGCTAAGGTGAGAGAGATTCTCGACAGGTAA
- a CDS encoding ATP-binding cassette domain-containing protein, giving the protein MFEGRELMVFYENMLALNNVSLACEEGSIIGIFGSNSAGKSTLMYALSGIIIDIRKKEEMRGGERISLYGGVFLDGVDITKVKPHERARLGIVLCPERRRIFPESSVLENLKIGAYLSTRKETKENLEYVLDLFPRLKDHLSRQGGFLSGGEQQMLAIGRALMAHPKILLLDEPLLGLSPAYQDIVVNGTRAIRDTKGITIIVTEQYARPVIPIIDRGYILENGSSVLSGTKEELLDNPDVKSAYFGV; this is encoded by the coding sequence ATGTTTGAAGGCCGCGAACTGATGGTATTCTACGAAAACATGCTCGCCCTCAATAACGTGAGCCTCGCCTGCGAAGAGGGATCCATCATCGGCATCTTCGGGTCGAACAGCGCGGGGAAAAGCACCCTCATGTACGCCCTCTCCGGGATTATCATCGATATCAGAAAAAAGGAAGAGATGCGCGGCGGAGAGAGGATATCCCTTTACGGGGGCGTCTTCCTCGACGGGGTGGATATCACAAAAGTCAAACCCCACGAGAGGGCGAGGCTCGGCATCGTCCTCTGTCCCGAGAGGAGACGCATCTTTCCCGAAAGCTCGGTCCTCGAGAACCTGAAGATCGGGGCCTACCTCTCCACCCGGAAAGAGACGAAGGAGAACCTGGAATATGTCCTCGACCTTTTTCCCAGGCTGAAAGACCACCTCTCCCGACAGGGAGGGTTCTTGAGTGGAGGGGAGCAGCAGATGCTCGCCATCGGGAGGGCCCTCATGGCCCATCCCAAGATACTCCTTCTCGACGAGCCGCTCCTCGGCCTCTCGCCGGCCTACCAGGATATCGTGGTGAATGGGACAAGGGCCATAAGGGACACCAAGGGGATTACCATCATCGTGACGGAGCAGTACGCCCGGCCGGTGATCCCCATCATCGACAGGGGCTATATTCTGGAGAACGGCTCGAGTGTGCTCTCAGGGACGAAGGAGGAGCTGCTCGACAACCCGGATGTAAAATCCGCATATTTTGGGGTATAA
- a CDS encoding AMP-binding protein, with product MMELYKEEYTFSRFDEMCEKEPGNTALYYLGERFSYGRLTMLIDRFAAGLAKIGVRPQDRVMLYIPNCPQWIIANFAINKIGAVMVPVSPIYTAYEIEYMIEDADIKTVICLDTNFVYIREVMRKTHLERVIITNLVELIPMWKQVVGRLFDKIPHGKIEKGNEVYSFWQLIKENWPKPPKIEINPWTDLAYIMYTGGTTGFPKGVPGSHMGEVSYIRDIMGDLLPGHMTESKETVLMVNPLFHIMAKGFTIAFGFNFGNKVILMPTPEVDPTLKAIERYKVGWMLGVPALYRMILENDRVDQYDLSSLKFCYCGGDVLPAEVYKTWKAKYGVPIYQVYGSTEVGHVTYSLLDKEPKPTVVGSPLRSRKCILGDQVTMEPVAQGEVGELMVTSPYTIKSYWKKPEETERSFVALNGDIYYRMGDFMKMNEDGELEFVERTADTIKYKAYRISASEIEAVLQDHPTVIGACAVGIPDPRVGERIKAIVVLKEDAKGVGSSELTKWCRDRLAPYKIPHYIEFRDMLPKSKVGKLLRREIRDEEKRRLQKEKKVHA from the coding sequence ATGATGGAACTCTACAAGGAAGAATATACCTTTTCCCGTTTTGACGAGATGTGCGAGAAGGAGCCGGGAAACACGGCACTCTATTACCTGGGGGAGCGCTTCAGCTACGGAAGGCTGACCATGCTCATCGACCGGTTTGCCGCGGGCCTCGCGAAGATCGGGGTCAGGCCCCAGGACCGGGTCATGCTCTACATCCCCAACTGCCCGCAGTGGATCATCGCAAATTTCGCCATCAACAAGATCGGTGCGGTCATGGTTCCCGTGTCGCCCATCTATACGGCTTATGAGATCGAGTACATGATCGAAGATGCGGACATAAAGACCGTGATCTGCCTCGACACGAACTTCGTCTACATCAGGGAGGTCATGAGAAAGACCCACCTCGAGCGCGTCATCATCACCAACCTCGTGGAGCTGATCCCCATGTGGAAACAGGTGGTGGGACGGCTCTTCGACAAGATTCCCCATGGAAAGATAGAAAAAGGCAACGAGGTCTACTCTTTCTGGCAGCTTATCAAAGAGAATTGGCCGAAGCCGCCCAAGATCGAGATCAATCCGTGGACGGACCTTGCCTATATCATGTACACAGGAGGCACCACGGGTTTTCCCAAGGGGGTGCCGGGAAGTCACATGGGCGAGGTCTCCTATATCAGGGATATCATGGGGGACCTGCTTCCGGGCCACATGACCGAGTCGAAGGAGACGGTGCTCATGGTGAATCCCCTTTTCCATATCATGGCAAAAGGCTTCACCATCGCCTTCGGGTTCAATTTCGGGAACAAGGTGATCCTCATGCCGACCCCCGAGGTCGACCCTACCCTGAAGGCAATAGAACGGTACAAGGTGGGGTGGATGCTGGGCGTCCCTGCCCTCTACCGCATGATCCTCGAAAACGACAGGGTCGACCAGTACGACCTCTCGTCCCTCAAATTCTGCTACTGCGGGGGAGACGTATTGCCTGCCGAGGTCTACAAAACCTGGAAGGCGAAATATGGGGTGCCCATCTATCAGGTCTATGGGTCGACCGAGGTGGGCCACGTGACCTACAGCCTTCTCGATAAGGAGCCGAAGCCGACCGTGGTGGGCTCACCGCTTCGGTCGAGGAAATGCATCCTGGGCGATCAGGTCACGATGGAGCCGGTGGCGCAGGGCGAAGTAGGCGAGCTTATGGTCACCTCGCCCTATACGATCAAGAGCTACTGGAAAAAACCGGAGGAGACGGAGCGCTCCTTCGTGGCCTTAAACGGGGACATCTATTACCGTATGGGCGATTTCATGAAGATGAACGAGGACGGGGAGCTCGAGTTTGTGGAGAGGACGGCAGATACGATCAAGTATAAGGCATACCGTATATCGGCCTCCGAGATCGAGGCGGTCCTCCAGGACCACCCGACGGTGATAGGCGCGTGCGCGGTAGGCATTCCCGACCCGCGGGTGGGCGAGCGAATCAAGGCGATCGTGGTATTGAAAGAAGATGCCAAAGGCGTGGGCAGCAGCGAGCTCACGAAATGGTGCAGGGACCGCCTCGCGCCCTATAAGATCCCCCATTACATTGAGTTCAGGGATATGCTGCCCAAGTCGAAAGTGGGGAAGCTCTTAAGGAGGGAGATCAGGGATGAGGAGAAGAGGCGGCTCCAGAAGGAGAAGAAAGTCCATGCCTGA
- a CDS encoding branched-chain amino acid ABC transporter permease, with protein MEILIYGIINSIVLSLLSLGFALVYSISRLPNFAHGALYITAGYLVWIFLNKAGLPYVVSILLGIAATSFIGAMIYRFIIMRIRGMEISEIIGTYAIGLAIIEGLRWGGLRGMTYTLPVFINGSTTIAGVAVDYQRLLIVAAGILTFVLLFLFTRFNKIGLALRGIAQDERAAMMLGIDSDMTAIISLAIGSGLAAFAAVLLLPLGNIVVEQGYNVLIFAVAVCIIGGLGSWSGTIVASFIIGFAQILTETLVSTHFLMVVALLAIIVTLLVKPSGIFGKQKQLEERV; from the coding sequence ATGGAAATCCTCATATACGGCATCATCAACAGCATTGTACTCTCCCTGCTCTCCCTCGGCTTCGCGCTCGTCTACAGTATCTCGCGACTGCCGAATTTTGCCCATGGAGCGCTCTACATCACCGCGGGCTATCTCGTCTGGATCTTCCTCAATAAGGCGGGTCTTCCCTATGTGGTCTCCATACTGCTCGGCATCGCGGCGACAAGCTTTATCGGGGCCATGATCTACCGGTTCATCATCATGAGGATAAGGGGTATGGAGATCTCCGAGATCATCGGCACCTATGCCATCGGCCTCGCAATCATCGAAGGTTTGCGGTGGGGAGGGCTCCGGGGCATGACCTATACCCTTCCCGTCTTTATCAACGGCTCCACGACCATCGCGGGGGTGGCGGTCGATTACCAAAGACTTTTGATCGTGGCGGCGGGGATTCTGACCTTTGTCCTCCTCTTTCTCTTTACCCGCTTTAACAAGATCGGCCTTGCCCTGCGCGGCATCGCCCAGGACGAAAGGGCGGCCATGATGCTGGGGATCGATTCGGACATGACCGCCATTATCTCACTCGCCATAGGCTCCGGACTCGCCGCCTTCGCCGCGGTCCTGCTCCTGCCTCTCGGCAACATCGTGGTGGAGCAGGGGTATAACGTGCTCATCTTCGCGGTGGCGGTCTGCATCATAGGGGGCCTGGGGAGTTGGAGCGGGACTATCGTTGCCTCCTTCATCATCGGCTTCGCCCAGATCCTCACCGAGACCCTCGTCTCGACCCATTTCCTCATGGTCGTGGCCCTTCTCGCCATCATCGTAACGCTCCTCGTCAAGCCTTCCGGCATATTCGGGAAGCAGAAGCAGCTCGAAGAGAGGGTGTAA
- a CDS encoding sigma-54 dependent transcriptional regulator, whose amino-acid sequence MKEKRILIIDDERALLESLEMFLSEKGYATASAMSAAEGLRQCTLFDPHVIILDIRLPDMNGLDVLQTLVGQGRKNIIIITAFHDMDITIKAVKRGAFDYIAKPLDADELERAIDKALKSLDTPCRCDDLAVDCSLPYAEGKLVGRDRSMKEIFKTIGVLSDNRVTVLIEGETGTGKELIARAIHCNSPYKHHPFRAISCSTIVGPLLESELFGHEKGAFTGAVTARKGKFELAGAGTIFLDEIGEIPFELQSKLLRFLQEKEIERLGGERKIKSDARVIAATNKDLWNMAESGLFRKDLYYRLSVATIKVPSLRERKADIPLLVAHILRRINRDLRKDITKVEEKAISRMRTYDWPGNVRELENVLTHAAIKTQGDCIMEESVGPMLGKKSTPHPGRETAQGIEQSLGDVEREHIISILNRTHWHFGKSCALLGITRPTLRQKLKTYGITGSAPGPVQRKEM is encoded by the coding sequence GTGAAGGAGAAGCGGATCCTCATTATCGATGACGAGCGGGCGCTCCTCGAGTCCCTGGAGATGTTTCTCTCCGAAAAAGGGTATGCCACGGCCTCAGCCATGTCCGCGGCCGAGGGGTTGCGCCAATGCACCCTTTTCGATCCCCATGTCATTATCCTCGACATAAGGCTTCCCGATATGAACGGTCTCGACGTGCTCCAGACGCTGGTCGGCCAGGGCAGGAAGAATATTATCATCATTACGGCCTTCCACGATATGGATATCACGATCAAAGCGGTCAAGCGGGGGGCTTTCGATTATATCGCCAAGCCGCTCGATGCCGACGAGCTCGAGCGGGCGATCGACAAGGCCCTGAAATCACTCGATACGCCGTGCCGCTGCGACGACCTCGCCGTCGATTGCTCCCTTCCCTACGCGGAGGGCAAGCTGGTGGGGAGAGACAGGTCGATGAAAGAGATTTTCAAGACCATCGGGGTCCTTTCGGATAACAGGGTCACCGTCCTTATCGAGGGCGAGACGGGAACGGGCAAGGAGCTGATCGCCCGGGCGATCCACTGCAACAGCCCGTACAAGCACCACCCTTTCCGGGCGATAAGCTGCTCCACCATCGTGGGGCCCCTCCTGGAGAGCGAGCTTTTCGGCCACGAGAAGGGGGCGTTTACGGGCGCCGTCACGGCCCGGAAGGGGAAATTCGAGCTGGCCGGAGCAGGGACTATTTTTCTCGACGAGATCGGGGAGATCCCCTTCGAGCTTCAGTCGAAGCTCCTCCGGTTCCTCCAGGAGAAAGAGATCGAGCGCCTGGGGGGAGAGAGGAAGATCAAGTCTGACGCGCGAGTGATCGCCGCTACGAATAAAGACCTGTGGAATATGGCGGAATCGGGGCTGTTCAGGAAGGACCTCTATTACAGGCTGAGCGTTGCTACCATCAAAGTGCCCTCTCTCAGGGAAAGGAAGGCGGATATTCCGCTCCTGGTAGCCCACATTCTCCGGCGCATCAACCGGGACCTCAGAAAAGATATCACCAAGGTAGAGGAGAAGGCCATAAGCAGAATGAGGACATATGACTGGCCGGGAAACGTGCGGGAGCTGGAGAACGTCCTCACCCATGCGGCCATCAAGACACAGGGCGATTGCATTATGGAAGAGTCGGTGGGTCCCATGCTCGGCAAGAAATCAACACCTCATCCGGGTCGGGAGACGGCACAGGGTATTGAGCAGAGTCTCGGCGACGTGGAGAGGGAGCATATTATCTCGATCCTGAACCGCACCCACTGGCATTTCGGCAAGTCCTGCGCCCTTCTGGGCATCACCAGGCCCACGCTACGCCAGAAACTCAAGACCTACGGTATCACCGGGTCTGCCCCCGGACCTGTCCAAAGAAAGGAGATGTGA
- a CDS encoding ABC transporter substrate-binding protein, producing MKRAGFCAIALVLVFCAVPCFTGAAEKPIIIGAPLSTAFLYGWDAERGVKLAVEEINSAGGVNVAGKKRPFQVEVIDTRDLEPGVPVSEALLALEKLVLDKKADFIIGGPIRSEAALAAMDLLSKYKKVSILTTGALTPLYHKKVEDNYKKYKYCFRNSSHSGVMMTEFVTLLEGMRKTNGFNKAYIMVQDVEHARKGGEFMKKALSEKGWSVIDLKIYPTGTVDYSMGLHDAGKKGAQILFLWMDMPESAVLLKQWSDLKMKSIPVGFVNAAEQPGFWKATSGKGEYLIVNLVNGGNAPAKITPWTMKFVNAYNKKYGLEPEGYGTSSSYMAVYQLKEAIEKAGSIDAEKVIPALENLDMVGVYGRMRFDKKSHQIISSMDPKEGAVTCILQWQNGKRVQVFPASVAEGKILLPPWMK from the coding sequence ATGAAGCGAGCAGGTTTCTGTGCGATTGCATTGGTCCTGGTTTTTTGCGCGGTCCCGTGCTTTACCGGCGCGGCCGAGAAACCGATCATCATCGGAGCGCCCTTATCCACCGCCTTTCTCTACGGTTGGGATGCGGAGCGGGGGGTGAAGCTCGCGGTGGAGGAGATTAACAGCGCGGGAGGGGTCAACGTGGCAGGGAAAAAGCGGCCCTTCCAAGTGGAGGTCATCGATACGCGCGATCTGGAACCAGGCGTCCCTGTGAGTGAAGCGCTCCTTGCCCTGGAAAAACTGGTTCTCGATAAGAAAGCGGATTTTATCATAGGAGGACCCATCCGTTCGGAGGCGGCCCTTGCCGCCATGGACCTCCTGTCGAAGTACAAAAAAGTGAGCATCCTGACTACCGGCGCGCTCACTCCCCTCTATCACAAAAAAGTGGAAGACAACTACAAAAAATACAAATATTGCTTCCGGAACTCGAGCCACTCGGGAGTCATGATGACCGAGTTCGTCACCCTTCTCGAAGGTATGAGGAAAACGAACGGCTTCAATAAGGCCTACATCATGGTCCAGGATGTGGAGCATGCCCGCAAAGGCGGCGAATTTATGAAAAAGGCCTTGAGCGAGAAGGGGTGGAGCGTAATCGACCTGAAGATTTATCCCACAGGGACGGTCGATTATTCCATGGGTCTCCATGACGCGGGGAAAAAGGGCGCCCAGATACTCTTCCTCTGGATGGACATGCCCGAGAGCGCCGTGCTCCTCAAGCAGTGGAGTGACCTGAAAATGAAGTCGATCCCCGTAGGGTTCGTGAACGCGGCGGAGCAGCCGGGGTTCTGGAAGGCCACATCCGGCAAAGGGGAGTACCTCATCGTGAACCTTGTCAACGGAGGCAACGCGCCGGCAAAGATCACGCCGTGGACCATGAAATTCGTGAATGCCTACAATAAAAAATATGGTCTCGAGCCCGAAGGGTACGGCACTTCATCGAGCTATATGGCGGTCTATCAACTGAAAGAAGCGATCGAGAAGGCGGGAAGCATCGATGCGGAAAAGGTGATCCCGGCCCTCGAGAATCTCGATATGGTAGGCGTCTACGGCAGGATGCGCTTCGACAAGAAATCGCACCAGATAATCTCATCCATGGACCCCAAAGAGGGCGCGGTGACCTGTATCCTCCAGTGGCAGAACGGGAAGCGGGTCCAAGTCTTCCCCGCCTCCGTCGCGGAAGGCAAGATCCTCCTGCCCCCGTGGATGAAGTAG